Proteins encoded within one genomic window of Sphingomonas cannabina:
- a CDS encoding endonuclease/exonuclease/phosphatase family protein, which produces MIKVASYNMRKAIGTDRRRLPERTLEVLREIDADVIALQEADRRFGRREGVISLHLLEEHSPWKAVPFGMRAHSMGWHGNALLVRKDATVADCEAIHLPALEPRGAVMADVRVNGIMLRVVGMHLDLSGLWRRRQAHAILTHVATAATQHPTVLMGDLNEWSRQSGCLRDFSRDFTAAETGPSFHARRPVARLDRIMVSHDLTVTGCGVHSSAASRTASDHLPVWAELELA; this is translated from the coding sequence ATGATCAAGGTCGCGAGCTACAATATGCGCAAGGCGATCGGCACCGATCGCCGCCGCCTTCCCGAGCGCACGCTGGAGGTTCTGCGCGAGATCGATGCGGACGTGATCGCTTTGCAGGAGGCCGACCGCCGCTTCGGCCGGCGCGAGGGTGTCATCTCGCTCCATCTCCTGGAGGAGCACAGCCCCTGGAAGGCGGTCCCGTTCGGGATGCGCGCGCACAGCATGGGCTGGCACGGCAACGCGCTGCTGGTGCGCAAGGACGCGACCGTCGCCGATTGTGAGGCGATCCACCTGCCCGCGCTGGAGCCGCGCGGCGCGGTGATGGCCGACGTCAGGGTGAACGGGATCATGCTCCGCGTGGTCGGCATGCACCTCGATCTTTCCGGCCTGTGGCGGCGGCGGCAGGCGCATGCGATCCTCACCCATGTCGCCACGGCCGCCACGCAGCACCCGACGGTACTGATGGGCGACCTCAACGAATGGAGCCGTCAATCCGGTTGCCTGCGCGACTTCAGCCGGGACTTCACCGCGGCGGAGACCGGCCCCAGCTTCCACGCCCGGCGGCCGGTCGCCCGGCTCGATCGGATCATGGTGTCGCATGACCTCACGGTGACGGGCTGCGGCGTGCATTCCAGCGCCGCGTCGCGGACCGCCTCCGATCATCTGCCCGTCTGGGCCGAGCTCGAGCTCGCCTGA
- the pyrF gene encoding orotidine-5'-phosphate decarboxylase, translating to MRVRNHVGGIKLGLEFFLANGRTGVREMADIGLPVFLDLKLHDIPNTVAKAIQALRPLEPAILTVHAAGGRAMMEDAKAAAPLDTKVVAVTMLTSLDGDDLTSIGLKPDPHEQVLRLTELARSAGIDGIVCSGEEVAAARKLWHDGFFVVPGVRPLNSHAADQKRVVSPRQALDSGASILVVGRPITQAEDPDQAARAIEATL from the coding sequence ATGCGGGTGCGCAACCACGTCGGCGGGATCAAGCTCGGCCTCGAGTTCTTCCTGGCCAATGGTCGCACGGGAGTGCGCGAGATGGCCGACATCGGCCTGCCGGTGTTCCTCGACCTCAAGCTCCACGACATTCCCAACACCGTCGCCAAGGCGATCCAGGCGCTCCGCCCGCTGGAGCCGGCGATCCTCACCGTCCATGCCGCCGGCGGCCGCGCGATGATGGAGGATGCCAAGGCCGCCGCGCCGCTCGACACCAAGGTCGTCGCGGTGACGATGCTGACCAGCCTCGACGGCGACGACCTGACCTCGATCGGCCTCAAGCCCGATCCGCACGAACAGGTGCTGCGGCTGACCGAGCTCGCGCGCTCGGCGGGCATCGACGGCATCGTCTGCTCGGGCGAGGAAGTCGCCGCGGCACGCAAGCTCTGGCACGACGGTTTCTTCGTGGTGCCGGGGGTGCGTCCGCTCAACAGCCACGCCGCCGATCAGAAGCGCGTGGTCTCGCCCCGTCAGGCGCTCGATTCGGGCGCCTCGATCCTGGTGGTCGGCCGCCCGATCACCCAGGCCGAAGACCCCGACCAGGCGGCCCGGGCGATCGAGGCGACGCTGTAG
- a CDS encoding patatin-like protein: MREKELRLALVCYGGISLAVYMHGITGEIWRLIRASHAFHEGSERAGGSQGVYHALLEEIADSAELRLRVLVDIIAGASAGGINGIFLAQAIAAGQSLDPLTQMWFDYADVEALLDPDAAPNPFSKLWAAPIAWMAASRDAIAETVEPATREEVGRKLQRFVRARWFEPPFGGKRFTHMMFDALDAMAAGPKGPRLLPEGQPLDLFVTVTDFRGHPERLRLNSPPEVVETEHRLIFPFSDDGEGSCGEPIELAFAARATSSFPGAFPPLRLAEIDEVVAERKLEWPTRQAFVERVLPRHSAANAAESAVLIDGSVLANAPFRPAIDALRDRPAKRQIDRRFVYVDPVPGFHFSLGSTAAEQPGFFQTIIGALSELPRQQPIRDNLDAIAARTERIERMHAILEGLRAEVEGAVMGIFGYTLFLDYPTTSRLAAWRRRAQIAAAKNAGLSYSAYARLKLVDVTALTADLLERAGGETSPDRRQHLRDRVGAAIAARGVTPATAGELSVNSAIVHFLRAHDLGFRIRRLRLLARRLTEMDTGGDDQRLQPFRDALYESLARYLDLQDSDRHKALRDQVRHLGDDAGPLLDALAAAMDLPGIDAETDRRLSEGFSALPKELRRPLLLAYLGFPFFDIATLPLLQGEGLDEFDPVKVDRISPDDAKAIRAGGAAATLKGIQFNNFGAFFSRAYRENDYLWGRLHGADRLVDIVVSTLPLNVSLKPGRIAAIKRAAFLAILDAEESRLTAIPGLFEQLRQEIG; the protein is encoded by the coding sequence ATGCGGGAGAAGGAACTGAGGCTGGCGCTGGTCTGCTATGGCGGCATCAGCCTCGCCGTCTACATGCATGGCATCACCGGAGAGATCTGGCGCCTCATCCGCGCCAGCCATGCCTTTCATGAAGGATCCGAACGCGCCGGCGGCAGCCAGGGCGTCTATCATGCGCTGCTGGAGGAGATCGCCGACAGTGCCGAACTGCGGCTGCGCGTGCTGGTGGACATCATCGCCGGCGCCAGCGCTGGCGGGATCAACGGCATCTTCCTGGCGCAAGCGATCGCCGCCGGCCAGTCGCTCGATCCGCTCACCCAGATGTGGTTCGACTATGCCGATGTCGAGGCGCTGCTCGATCCGGATGCCGCGCCCAATCCCTTCTCGAAGCTGTGGGCGGCGCCGATCGCCTGGATGGCGGCCAGCCGCGATGCGATCGCCGAAACGGTCGAGCCGGCGACCCGCGAAGAGGTCGGCCGCAAGCTCCAGCGCTTCGTCCGCGCCCGCTGGTTCGAGCCGCCATTCGGCGGCAAGCGCTTCACCCACATGATGTTCGACGCGCTCGACGCGATGGCCGCCGGCCCCAAGGGACCGCGCCTGTTGCCGGAGGGGCAGCCGCTCGACCTGTTCGTCACCGTCACCGATTTCCGCGGCCATCCCGAACGGCTCCGGCTCAATTCGCCGCCGGAGGTGGTCGAGACCGAGCACCGGCTGATCTTCCCCTTCTCCGACGACGGCGAGGGAAGCTGTGGCGAGCCGATCGAGCTCGCCTTCGCCGCACGCGCGACCTCGAGCTTCCCCGGAGCCTTCCCGCCGCTCCGCCTCGCCGAGATCGATGAGGTGGTGGCTGAGCGCAAACTCGAATGGCCGACGCGCCAGGCCTTCGTAGAGCGCGTATTGCCGCGCCATTCCGCCGCCAACGCCGCCGAGAGCGCTGTGCTGATCGACGGATCGGTGCTCGCCAATGCCCCTTTCCGCCCCGCGATCGACGCGCTGCGCGATCGTCCCGCCAAGCGCCAGATCGACCGCCGCTTCGTCTATGTCGATCCGGTACCAGGCTTCCATTTCTCACTGGGCTCGACCGCCGCCGAGCAGCCCGGTTTCTTCCAGACCATCATCGGCGCACTTTCCGAGCTCCCCCGCCAACAGCCGATCCGCGACAATCTCGACGCGATCGCGGCGCGGACCGAGCGGATCGAGCGGATGCACGCGATCCTGGAGGGGCTACGCGCCGAGGTCGAGGGCGCGGTAATGGGCATCTTCGGCTATACGCTGTTCCTAGACTATCCGACGACGTCGCGGCTCGCGGCTTGGCGACGGCGCGCCCAGATCGCCGCGGCCAAGAATGCCGGCCTGTCCTATTCGGCCTATGCCCGGCTCAAGCTGGTCGATGTGACCGCACTCACGGCGGACCTGCTCGAACGCGCCGGGGGGGAAACCAGTCCGGATCGCCGGCAGCATCTGCGTGATCGCGTCGGCGCCGCGATCGCTGCTCGGGGCGTTACGCCGGCCACCGCGGGCGAGCTCTCCGTGAACTCGGCGATCGTCCATTTCCTGCGCGCGCACGACCTCGGCTTCCGCATCCGTCGGCTGCGGCTGCTGGCGCGGCGGCTGACCGAGATGGATACGGGCGGCGACGACCAGCGGCTCCAGCCGTTCCGCGACGCGCTCTACGAAAGCCTCGCCCGCTATCTCGATCTCCAGGACAGCGACCGGCACAAGGCGCTGCGCGACCAGGTCCGCCATCTCGGCGACGACGCCGGCCCGCTGCTCGATGCGCTCGCCGCCGCGATGGACCTCCCCGGCATCGACGCCGAGACCGATCGCCGCCTGTCCGAGGGCTTTTCCGCGCTGCCCAAGGAGCTGCGCCGGCCGCTGCTGCTCGCCTATCTGGGCTTCCCCTTCTTCGACATCGCCACCTTGCCGCTGCTCCAGGGCGAGGGGCTCGACGAGTTCGATCCCGTAAAGGTCGACCGCATCTCCCCGGATGATGCCAAGGCGATCCGCGCCGGCGGCGCCGCGGCGACGCTGAAGGGCATCCAGTTCAACAATTTCGGCGCCTTCTTCAGCCGTGCCTATCGCGAGAACGACTATCTGTGGGGACGTCTCCACGGCGCCGACCGGCTGGTCGACATCGTCGTTTCCACCCTGCCCCTCAACGTCAGCCTGAAACCGGGACGGATCGCCGCGATCAAGCGCGCTGCCTTCCTCGCCATCCTCGACGCGGAGGAATCGCGCCTCACCGCGATTCCGGGCCTTTTCGAACAGCTGCGGCAGGAGATCGGCTGA
- a CDS encoding phosphoribosylanthranilate isomerase, whose product MPASAKICGLSTPETLAAAVDGGASHVGFVVFPPSPRHVPPERLAALAGRVPARVTRVGVFVDPDDALLDSVVPWLDALQLHKVAPERAAAIRARHGRETWVAVPVKAGADLDAARGYRGAADLILYDAKTPDTAALPGGMGLRFDWTLLDGFAHPLPWALSGGLDVGNVGEAIGRTGARLVDVSSGVESAPGVKDVDKIAAFLKAVAQC is encoded by the coding sequence ATGCCTGCCAGCGCCAAGATCTGCGGCCTCTCGACGCCCGAAACGCTCGCCGCCGCCGTCGACGGAGGGGCGAGCCATGTCGGCTTCGTGGTGTTCCCACCGAGTCCGCGCCACGTTCCGCCGGAACGGTTGGCGGCGCTGGCCGGGCGCGTACCGGCACGCGTGACCCGGGTCGGCGTGTTCGTCGACCCCGACGACGCGCTGCTCGACAGCGTCGTCCCATGGCTCGACGCGCTCCAGCTCCACAAGGTCGCGCCCGAGCGTGCCGCCGCAATCCGCGCCCGCCATGGCCGCGAGACCTGGGTCGCGGTTCCGGTCAAGGCCGGTGCCGACCTCGATGCGGCACGCGGCTATCGCGGCGCGGCCGACCTAATCCTCTATGACGCCAAGACCCCCGACACCGCCGCGCTGCCCGGCGGCATGGGCTTGCGCTTCGATTGGACACTGCTCGACGGCTTCGCGCATCCGCTGCCCTGGGCGCTCTCCGGCGGGCTCGACGTAGGCAACGTCGGCGAGGCGATCGGGCGCACCGGCGCGCGGCTGGTCGACGTCTCCTCGGGTGTCGAGAGCGCGCCGGGCGTCAAGGATGTGGACAAGATCGCCGCTTTCCTTAAAGCGGTGGCGCAATGTTGA
- a CDS encoding LapA family protein: MQFLKTLLIVLMVGLGVAFAINNWTTVPLALWGGLVADVNLPLLMLVCFLAGLVPMWLAWLTTRWRLRNRLATTERTVADLRQATATPPPPPPVAEESASPLPGTLL; encoded by the coding sequence ATGCAATTCCTCAAGACATTGCTGATCGTCCTCATGGTCGGTCTCGGGGTCGCCTTCGCGATCAACAATTGGACGACGGTGCCGCTGGCGCTGTGGGGCGGCCTCGTCGCCGACGTGAACCTGCCGCTGCTGATGCTGGTGTGCTTCCTCGCCGGGCTGGTCCCGATGTGGCTCGCCTGGCTCACCACCCGCTGGCGGCTGCGCAACCGCCTCGCCACCACCGAGCGCACCGTCGCCGACCTGCGCCAGGCCACCGCCACGCCGCCACCGCCACCCCCCGTGGCTGAGGAGAGCGCCTCGCCGCTTCCGGGGACGCTGCTGTGA
- a CDS encoding GNAT family N-acetyltransferase yields the protein MSSDLMIRLATRGDLPGLHPVIERAYRGDSAREGWTHEADLLEDPRTSLDVLEGIIASPEQRLLVAERGDGTLLGCVSVTGLGGGLAYLGQLCVEPRLQAGGIGKLLLTAAEDCARSEFGADRIEMTVIDTRAELIAYYERRGYALTGERRDFPIPLDPPMFMVVLEKPLA from the coding sequence ATGTCATCCGACCTCATGATTCGCCTCGCGACGCGCGGGGACCTGCCCGGCCTGCATCCGGTGATCGAGCGCGCCTACCGCGGCGACAGCGCGCGCGAGGGATGGACGCACGAGGCGGACCTGCTCGAGGACCCGCGCACCAGCCTCGACGTGCTGGAGGGCATCATCGCCAGCCCGGAGCAGCGCCTGCTGGTCGCCGAACGCGGCGACGGCACGCTGCTCGGCTGCGTCTCGGTGACGGGGCTCGGCGGCGGCCTCGCCTATCTCGGCCAGCTCTGCGTCGAACCGCGCCTCCAGGCCGGCGGCATCGGCAAGCTGCTGCTGACCGCTGCCGAGGATTGCGCCCGCAGCGAATTCGGCGCCGATCGCATCGAGATGACAGTGATCGACACGCGCGCCGAGCTGATCGCCTATTATGAGCGCCGCGGCTACGCACTCACCGGGGAGCGGCGCGATTTTCCCATTCCGCTCGATCCGCCGATGTTCATGGTGGTTCTCGAAAAGCCGCTTGCCTGA